The following are from one region of the Methanospirillum hungatei genome:
- a CDS encoding A24 family peptidase C-terminal domain-containing protein produces MDPFSLPPIMIPLLINAIVLLVTLLYGCREDIRERAVPVVMWYPAVAIGIPMLIWFWYSVITSGSLPYMMPLIPLILFFVVAFYLFTRFHLMGMADTKALILITVLVPCFPFVPLTGYPLFGFPPYVFLPFSALFNAVVLNLLLPVAFFIMNLVKGNKAPLPYLFLGYPVKGETIADEFGIVMEHFDETDGVLTRSFIPVRAAIRDMLAGGKRVYTKSLKENPNQYRKELELYKKAGTVWISYGVPFLIPITAGFLTALVLGDFFMALLSLFMP; encoded by the coding sequence ATGGATCCGTTCTCACTTCCTCCGATAATGATCCCTTTACTTATCAATGCAATTGTTCTTCTGGTGACGCTCCTCTATGGATGTCGGGAAGATATCAGGGAACGGGCTGTTCCGGTAGTGATGTGGTACCCGGCGGTTGCCATCGGCATCCCGATGCTGATATGGTTCTGGTACTCGGTCATCACCTCAGGCTCCCTCCCCTATATGATGCCACTCATTCCCCTGATCCTCTTCTTTGTCGTTGCGTTCTATCTCTTCACGAGATTTCATCTCATGGGAATGGCAGATACCAAGGCACTCATCCTGATAACCGTACTGGTCCCGTGTTTCCCCTTTGTCCCCCTCACCGGATACCCGCTCTTCGGTTTTCCCCCCTATGTCTTTCTTCCCTTTAGTGCCCTCTTTAATGCCGTCGTCCTGAACCTGCTCTTGCCGGTGGCCTTCTTCATCATGAACCTGGTCAAAGGAAACAAGGCCCCCCTTCCCTACCTCTTCCTGGGATACCCGGTCAAGGGTGAGACGATAGCAGATGAGTTTGGTATTGTCATGGAACATTTTGACGAGACAGATGGAGTTCTCACCCGATCATTCATCCCGGTCAGGGCGGCAATCAGGGACATGCTGGCCGGAGGAAAGCGGGTGTACACAAAATCCCTTAAAGAAAATCCGAATCAATACAGGAAAGAACTTGAACTCTATAAGAAAGCCGGAACGGTGTGGATAAGTTATGGGGTTCCCTTCCTCATTCCCATCACTGCAGGATTTCTGACCGCACTGGTTCTGGGTGACTTTTTCATGGCTCTCCTCTCTCTGTTCATGCCATAG